Proteins found in one Halobaculum sp. MBLA0147 genomic segment:
- a CDS encoding DEAD/DEAH box helicase — MRVADTVPEFADAFEFEEFNRMQREALPAVLESDDNVVAAAPTASGKTALAELAICRTLQRGGTALFLAPLRALTTEKESEWERFESLGYSVYVVTGERDLDPRRAERADILVMTPEKADSATRKHESARYSFVTDVDCVVIDEVHLLDSEKRGSVLEVTVSRLRRLCDPRVIALSATMKNVEDVADWLDAPPSATFQFGDDYRPVELETGVKTYTHGENSFADKYRRLYRALDLAEPHVREDGQALVFVASRQDAVMAAKKARDELAERDVPMGARGDYDLHTDAQELDNDTLRQSIPDGVAFHHAGLSTHDRNAVEEWFREGTVGVLFSTSTLAWGVNLPARCVVIRDTKYHDPLEGDVDVSPLDVLQMLGRAGRPGYDDVGYGWVVCDRSEADKYRSLLREGKEIESRLAGQPGAAAGGPNGDRGGDDPSGAGGRATGDLEAHLNAEIALGTVGGLEDVMDWLETTFYYVRARSRPEAYGFSDLRERVRGTVDSLVGRGFVETDANLGLEPTALGRLASDYYLRLDTAERFRRLAERDRIDEAAVLRAVATATEFDSVSARSSERDAVDTVLSGGAAPVSDVDGAGSASASATDELDDGERKVLAILRASVADAVPSDLRSDAWVIRQNATRLLSALREFCEEFAGPRAANLVRRVTARVEHGVPADAVGLTAVEGIGSGRADTLAAAGVETPGDVVDAGVSTLTGAGLTAGVAERVLDQAGDCPRASVAWGSFPETVGAGENELCEVTVRNRGGAARAGVRVTANGVEMHAKTLYLDGETTVPVAVFGSPETEEVTYTVEVVYPERPLLPQCDSRTVSVE, encoded by the coding sequence ATGAGAGTCGCCGACACAGTCCCGGAGTTCGCCGACGCCTTCGAGTTCGAGGAGTTCAACCGGATGCAACGCGAGGCGTTGCCGGCCGTCTTGGAGTCCGACGACAACGTCGTCGCGGCCGCGCCGACCGCCTCCGGCAAGACCGCGCTGGCGGAGTTGGCGATCTGTCGGACCCTCCAGCGGGGTGGCACCGCCCTGTTCCTCGCGCCGCTGCGTGCACTCACGACGGAGAAGGAGTCCGAGTGGGAGCGGTTCGAGTCGTTGGGCTACTCCGTCTACGTCGTCACCGGGGAACGCGACCTCGACCCGCGGCGGGCCGAGCGGGCGGACATCCTCGTGATGACCCCGGAGAAGGCCGACTCCGCGACGCGGAAACACGAGTCGGCGCGGTACAGCTTCGTGACGGACGTGGACTGCGTGGTGATCGACGAGGTTCACCTGCTGGACTCCGAGAAACGCGGCTCCGTGTTGGAGGTGACCGTCTCGCGGCTCCGTCGACTGTGCGACCCCCGGGTGATCGCGCTGTCGGCGACGATGAAGAACGTCGAGGACGTGGCCGACTGGCTCGACGCGCCGCCGTCGGCGACGTTCCAGTTCGGCGACGACTACCGACCCGTCGAGTTGGAGACCGGCGTGAAGACGTACACCCACGGGGAGAACTCCTTCGCGGACAAGTACCGCCGGCTCTACCGCGCGCTGGATCTGGCGGAGCCACACGTCCGCGAGGACGGGCAGGCGCTGGTGTTCGTCGCCTCTCGCCAGGACGCGGTGATGGCCGCGAAGAAGGCCCGCGACGAACTCGCCGAGCGGGACGTGCCGATGGGTGCTCGCGGCGACTACGACCTCCACACGGACGCCCAGGAGTTGGACAACGACACACTCCGGCAGTCGATCCCCGACGGGGTCGCCTTCCACCACGCCGGGTTGTCGACACACGACCGCAACGCCGTCGAGGAGTGGTTCCGCGAGGGGACCGTCGGCGTCCTCTTCTCCACCTCGACGCTGGCGTGGGGGGTGAACCTCCCGGCGCGGTGTGTGGTGATCCGCGACACGAAGTACCACGACCCCCTGGAGGGGGACGTGGACGTGAGCCCCTTGGACGTGCTCCAGATGCTCGGGCGCGCCGGGCGGCCGGGGTACGACGACGTGGGGTACGGCTGGGTCGTGTGTGACCGGTCGGAGGCGGACAAGTACCGCTCGCTGTTGCGGGAGGGCAAGGAGATCGAGTCGCGGCTCGCGGGGCAACCCGGCGCGGCGGCCGGCGGGCCGAACGGGGACCGCGGGGGCGACGACCCGTCCGGCGCCGGGGGGCGTGCGACCGGCGACTTGGAGGCACACCTCAACGCCGAGATCGCGCTGGGCACCGTCGGCGGGTTGGAAGACGTGATGGACTGGCTGGAGACGACGTTCTACTACGTCCGCGCTCGCTCGCGGCCGGAGGCGTACGGCTTCTCGGATCTGCGCGAGCGCGTCCGCGGGACCGTCGACTCGCTCGTCGGTCGCGGGTTCGTCGAGACGGACGCGAACCTGGGGCTGGAGCCGACCGCACTCGGACGGCTCGCCTCGGACTACTACCTCCGACTGGACACCGCAGAGCGGTTCCGGCGGCTCGCCGAGCGCGACCGGATCGACGAGGCGGCCGTGTTGCGCGCCGTCGCGACGGCGACGGAGTTCGACTCGGTCTCGGCGCGCAGTTCGGAACGCGACGCCGTCGACACCGTGTTGTCCGGTGGCGCCGCTCCCGTCTCCGACGTCGACGGCGCCGGATCCGCTTCGGCCTCGGCGACCGACGAGTTGGACGACGGCGAGCGGAAGGTGCTCGCGATCCTGCGGGCGTCCGTCGCGGACGCCGTGCCGAGCGACCTGCGGTCGGACGCGTGGGTGATCCGCCAGAACGCGACGCGGCTCCTGTCGGCGCTGCGGGAGTTCTGCGAGGAGTTCGCCGGCCCCCGGGCGGCGAACCTCGTCCGGCGCGTCACGGCCCGCGTGGAACACGGCGTCCCGGCCGACGCGGTCGGACTCACGGCCGTCGAGGGGATCGGCTCGGGGCGTGCCGACACGCTCGCGGCTGCGGGGGTCGAGACGCCCGGCGACGTGGTCGACGCGGGCGTGTCGACGCTGACGGGTGCCGGACTGACGGCCGGCGTCGCCGAGCGGGTGCTCGACCAGGCCGGCGACTGCCCCCGCGCGAGTGTCGCGTGGGGGTCGTTCCCGGAGACGGTCGGCGCGGGCGAGAACGAACTCTGCGAGGTGACGGTGCGGAACCGCGGCGGTGCCGCCCGCGCCGGTGTCCGCGTCACCGCCAACGGGGTCGAGATGCACGCGAAGACGCTGTACCTCGACGGTGAGACGACCGTCCCGGTGGCGGTGTTCGGCTCGCCCGAGACGGAGGAGGTGACGTACACCGTCGAGGTGGTGTACCCCGAACGGCCGCTCTTGCCGCAGTGCGACTCTCGCACCGTCTCGGTCGAGTGA
- a CDS encoding HAD family hydrolase, which translates to MSDRCTDFYGEQVRLLPGTSDALADLHERGVATAVVSSSPTDWIDTVLERFDLAVDRVRSADEYDGPSKPEPGVYEAAMEDLGVAPAETVVVEDSANGVRAGARAGAWVIAYRDEHNADSDLSPADEVVESADALWTAVSAATSGE; encoded by the coding sequence ATGAGTGATCGGTGTACCGATTTCTACGGCGAACAAGTCCGTCTGCTCCCGGGGACGAGCGACGCTCTCGCCGACCTCCACGAGCGTGGCGTCGCGACGGCCGTCGTCTCCTCGTCGCCGACGGACTGGATCGACACCGTCCTAGAGCGGTTCGACCTCGCCGTCGACCGCGTCCGGTCGGCCGACGAGTACGACGGGCCGAGCAAGCCGGAACCGGGCGTGTACGAGGCGGCGATGGAGGATCTCGGCGTGGCACCCGCGGAGACGGTGGTCGTCGAGGACTCCGCGAACGGCGTCCGCGCCGGTGCACGGGCCGGCGCGTGGGTGATCGCCTACCGCGACGAGCACAACGCCGACAGCGACCTCTCGCCCGCCGACGAGGTCGTCGAGAGTGCCGACGCCCTCTGGACGGCCGTCTCGGCGGCCACGTCCGGCGAGTAG
- a CDS encoding PPC domain-containing DNA-binding protein, translating to MRHREVEVEAEYVGRMETGADWREEIEALAAAESVDAGWFTAIGAVRAAEVWFYDQREQEYRAVEFDEPLEVAACVGNVSLLDGERFAHTHAVLSRENGQALAGHLDSARVFAGEVHLRAFAEPLERTHDERTDLDLWLND from the coding sequence ATGCGACACCGCGAAGTCGAGGTTGAGGCGGAGTACGTCGGCCGGATGGAGACCGGGGCGGACTGGCGCGAGGAGATCGAGGCGCTGGCCGCCGCCGAGTCGGTCGACGCCGGCTGGTTCACGGCGATAGGTGCGGTGCGGGCCGCGGAGGTGTGGTTCTACGACCAACGCGAGCAGGAGTACCGCGCCGTCGAGTTCGACGAACCGTTGGAGGTCGCGGCCTGCGTCGGCAACGTCTCGCTGCTCGACGGCGAGCGGTTCGCCCACACTCACGCCGTCCTCTCCAGAGAGAACGGGCAGGCCCTGGCGGGCCACCTCGACAGCGCGCGGGTGTTCGCGGGGGAGGTCCACCTCCGGGCGTTCGCCGAGCCGCTGGAGCGGACCCACGACGAGCGGACGGATCTGGACCTCTGGCTGAACGACTGA
- a CDS encoding ATP-NAD kinase — MSDRRVALVGDDGSVASAARDAGVTVTASVASLGSPAMVDTATPLPSLPVDDETDEADETDEVDETDWAGRTTPSGTQLPLDESSLDAIVAVGERALCETLRAAPGVPVLPVAVAGEEPPEATAETTATDGDPIETAPSTALSAFASGAVRTVDHRPVTVSVDGTAVGVAVLDTGLVTSEPARISEYSVHDGDRHVETVRSDAIVVSTPLGSRGYGRAAGGPVLAPGTGLAVTPVAPFATAASPQVLPETVRLCVERDEGDVSLLVDDRAVGRVPPETPVRVVPRDSVAVVVPTEG; from the coding sequence ATGAGTGACCGCCGGGTCGCGCTCGTCGGTGACGACGGATCGGTCGCGAGCGCCGCTCGTGACGCCGGTGTGACGGTCACCGCGAGTGTCGCCTCGCTCGGCAGCCCCGCGATGGTCGACACTGCGACCCCACTGCCGTCGCTCCCGGTCGACGACGAGACGGACGAGGCTGACGAGACGGACGAGGTTGACGAGACGGACTGGGCGGGTCGCACGACGCCCTCTGGGACCCAGCTCCCGCTCGACGAGTCGAGCCTCGACGCGATCGTCGCCGTCGGGGAGCGGGCGCTGTGCGAGACGCTCCGGGCCGCCCCAGGTGTGCCGGTGCTCCCCGTGGCCGTCGCGGGCGAGGAACCGCCGGAGGCGACGGCCGAGACGACTGCGACGGACGGCGACCCGATCGAGACGGCGCCCTCGACCGCACTGTCGGCGTTCGCGTCGGGCGCGGTGCGGACGGTCGACCACCGCCCGGTGACGGTGTCGGTCGACGGGACGGCCGTCGGCGTCGCCGTGCTCGACACGGGGTTGGTGACGAGCGAGCCGGCGCGGATCTCCGAGTACTCTGTCCACGACGGGGACCGCCACGTCGAGACGGTCCGTTCGGACGCGATCGTCGTCTCGACGCCGCTCGGCTCGCGCGGTTACGGACGCGCGGCCGGCGGCCCGGTGTTGGCGCCCGGGACGGGGCTCGCGGTCACACCCGTCGCGCCCTTCGCGACCGCGGCGAGTCCGCAGGTGTTGCCCGAGACGGTCCGGCTCTGCGTCGAACGCGACGAGGGAGACGTGTCGCTGCTCGTCGACGACAGGGCCGTGGGCCGCGTCCCGCCCGAGACGCCGGTCCGTGTCGTGCCACGTGATTCCGTGGCGGTGGTGGTGCCGACGGAGGGGTGA
- a CDS encoding DUF6663 family protein, with translation MTDDTPGRYRVHARITRDGESAFVLIDCAETDDPAEAYEPVVVAADGYEGALAETVAELETGNRVAATLDWTGPDATASFETLSVERRTRFRFADEVEGLFEAARDAWEAARRDGDAVNARVTRDTDGEPNGSLYVFGDPAGRDVFHEFRSGRRPIDPLVERVDEAAAAREGDEGEDEREGGAEAAGAGRVGGSDGGSFAAGSLASRLPQADEETAASGDEEQSAGDRTEQADEDATAAAGDGTERGGDAVSETDGLPPREVFVLRPVDGAFVVVYVVFRRDGLLAETVRDTYESLAE, from the coding sequence ATGACCGACGACACTCCCGGGCGCTACCGCGTCCACGCCCGGATCACCCGCGACGGGGAATCCGCGTTCGTGTTGATCGACTGTGCGGAGACGGACGACCCCGCGGAGGCGTACGAGCCGGTCGTCGTGGCCGCAGACGGCTACGAGGGGGCGCTCGCGGAGACCGTCGCCGAGTTGGAGACGGGGAACCGCGTGGCCGCGACGCTGGACTGGACCGGCCCGGACGCGACCGCGAGTTTCGAGACGCTGTCCGTCGAGCGGCGCACACGCTTCCGGTTCGCCGACGAGGTCGAGGGGTTGTTCGAAGCCGCACGCGACGCGTGGGAGGCGGCACGCCGCGACGGCGACGCCGTGAACGCTCGCGTCACCCGCGACACGGACGGCGAGCCGAACGGTTCGTTGTACGTGTTCGGCGACCCCGCGGGCCGGGACGTGTTCCACGAGTTCCGGAGCGGTCGCCGGCCGATCGACCCACTCGTCGAGCGTGTCGACGAGGCTGCGGCCGCGCGCGAGGGCGACGAGGGTGAGGATGAGAGGGAGGGAGGAGCCGAGGCTGCGGGCGCGGGGAGAGTGGGGGGCTCCGACGGTGGGTCGTTCGCGGCCGGCAGTCTCGCCTCGCGACTCCCACAGGCGGACGAGGAGACGGCCGCCAGTGGCGACGAGGAGCAGTCTGCCGGAGACCGCACGGAGCAAGCCGACGAGGACGCGACGGCCGCGGCCGGTGACGGCACGGAGCGTGGTGGGGACGCGGTGTCCGAGACCGACGGTCTTCCGCCGCGGGAGGTGTTCGTCCTGCGTCCAGTCGACGGCGCGTTCGTCGTCGTCTACGTCGTCTTCAGACGCGACGGACTCCTCGCCGAGACAGTCCGCGACACCTACGAGTCGCTCGCAGAGTAG
- the radA gene encoding DNA repair and recombination protein RadA, giving the protein MADDDLEALPGVGPATADKLVDAGFETYQSIAVASAGDLANTADIGDSTSADIIQAAREAADVGGFESGSTVLERRQRIGKLSWQIDEVDELLDGGLETQSITEVYGEFGSGKSQVTHQMSVNVQLPPEHGGLGGGAVFIDSEDTFRPERIDDMIRGLDDEILADELERREIEGEPGDEETMQALLEDFLDHIHVAKAFNANHQMLLAEKAEELAADAEDTEYPVKLLCVDSLTAHFRAEYVGRGELAERQQKLNKHLHDLDQVGNLHNAAVLVTNQVASNPDSYFGDPTQPIGGNILGHKSTFRIYLRKSKGDKRIVRLVDAPNLADGEAVMRVEDGGLMPE; this is encoded by the coding sequence ATGGCAGACGACGACCTCGAAGCCCTCCCGGGCGTCGGCCCGGCGACGGCGGACAAACTCGTGGACGCAGGATTCGAGACGTACCAGAGCATCGCGGTCGCCAGCGCGGGCGACCTGGCGAACACGGCCGACATCGGCGACTCGACATCGGCAGACATCATCCAGGCGGCCCGCGAGGCCGCGGACGTGGGTGGGTTCGAGTCCGGCTCGACCGTGCTCGAACGACGCCAGCGGATCGGGAAGCTCTCCTGGCAGATCGACGAGGTGGACGAGCTCCTCGACGGCGGGCTGGAGACGCAGTCGATCACCGAGGTGTACGGCGAGTTCGGCTCCGGGAAGTCGCAGGTGACACACCAGATGTCGGTGAACGTCCAGCTCCCGCCGGAACACGGCGGCCTGGGCGGCGGCGCGGTGTTCATCGACTCCGAGGACACGTTCCGGCCCGAACGGATCGACGACATGATCCGCGGGCTCGACGACGAGATCCTCGCCGACGAGCTGGAGCGGCGCGAGATCGAGGGCGAGCCGGGCGACGAGGAGACGATGCAGGCGCTGTTGGAGGACTTCCTCGACCACATCCACGTCGCGAAGGCGTTCAACGCCAACCACCAGATGCTGCTGGCGGAGAAGGCCGAGGAACTCGCCGCGGACGCCGAGGACACGGAGTACCCGGTGAAGCTGCTGTGTGTCGACTCGCTGACGGCCCACTTCCGCGCGGAGTACGTCGGCCGGGGTGAACTCGCTGAACGGCAACAGAAGCTGAACAAACACCTCCACGACCTCGACCAGGTCGGGAACCTCCACAACGCCGCCGTGCTGGTGACGAACCAGGTCGCCTCGAACCCGGACTCGTACTTCGGGGACCCGACTCAGCCAATCGGTGGGAACATCCTGGGTCACAAGTCGACGTTCCGGATCTACCTCCGGAAGTCGAAGGGTGACAAGCGGATCGTCCGGCTCGTCGACGCGCCGAACCTCGCCGACGGCGAGGCCGTGATGCGCGTCGAGGACGGCGGTCTGATGCCGGAGTAG
- a CDS encoding iron-sulfur cluster assembly scaffold protein produces MGGGSDMYRQQILDHYKNPRNYGELEEPDFSHTGENPSCGDTITVDVRLADDGETIERVVFSGDGCAISQASASMLSERLHGMTLAELEELDRDDVTEMLGVDISPMRIKCAVLARQVAQDGAKLHEGDIEDLDVTKTEE; encoded by the coding sequence ATCGGTGGCGGCTCGGACATGTACAGACAGCAGATCCTCGACCACTACAAGAACCCGCGCAACTACGGAGAACTGGAGGAGCCGGACTTCTCGCACACCGGCGAGAACCCCTCGTGTGGCGACACGATCACCGTCGACGTGCGCCTGGCCGACGACGGGGAGACGATCGAGCGGGTGGTGTTCTCCGGCGACGGCTGTGCCATCTCGCAGGCCTCGGCCTCGATGCTGTCGGAGCGACTCCACGGGATGACGCTCGCGGAACTCGAGGAGTTGGACCGCGACGACGTGACGGAGATGCTCGGGGTCGACATCTCTCCGATGCGGATCAAGTGTGCCGTGTTGGCTCGACAGGTGGCCCAAGACGGCGCGAAGCTCCACGAGGGCGACATCGAAGATCTGGACGTGACGAAGACCGAGGAGTAG
- a CDS encoding cryptochrome/photolyase family protein encodes MTLWLLGNQLSVDAAPLAGEDEVLMIEAYDFADRLPYHPYKLTLVFSAMRHVRDRLRADGYDVTYLQAESFAAGLAEYAAAAPDDDLVLQRPAAHRAGERLQDLAADAGLTVTLVENDLFLTTPAEWDEWAADRGDTYRQEHWYRHVRRETGVLMDDGDPVGGEWNYDDDNRETPPDDWEPPALATFEPDEITREVHAMVIERYDHLWGNHELDEFCWPVTRAEALQALEQFVEVRLPAFGPYQDAMVEGEWALDHSLLSPAINLGLLDPMEVVERVETAYEERGVEPGAPAEAVTREGTIPLNSVEGFVRQILGWREFMRHVYREAMPELAETNQLDATRELPELYYSGETEMTCMSEAVGHVWERGYAHHIERLMLLANFATLYGADPHELDEWFHFGFVDAYDWVTTPNTVGMGSFATDVLSSKPYASSANYVNDMSDHCSSCAYYHTKTTGEGACPFNSLYWDFLKENEAVLRGTGRMGLMYNHVDGKDDEEWAAIRERADEVRAMARDGEL; translated from the coding sequence ATGACACTCTGGCTACTCGGCAACCAACTCTCGGTCGACGCCGCACCGCTCGCGGGCGAGGACGAGGTGCTCATGATCGAGGCGTACGACTTCGCCGACCGACTCCCGTACCACCCGTACAAGTTGACGCTCGTCTTCTCCGCGATGCGTCACGTCCGCGACCGGCTCCGTGCGGACGGCTACGACGTGACGTACCTGCAGGCGGAGTCGTTCGCGGCGGGGCTCGCGGAGTACGCCGCCGCCGCGCCGGACGACGACCTGGTCCTACAGCGACCCGCCGCACACCGTGCCGGCGAACGACTGCAGGACCTCGCCGCCGACGCCGGCCTCACGGTGACCCTCGTCGAGAACGACCTGTTCCTCACCACCCCTGCGGAGTGGGACGAGTGGGCCGCGGACCGCGGCGACACGTACCGACAGGAACACTGGTACCGCCACGTCCGCCGGGAGACCGGCGTGTTGATGGACGACGGCGACCCCGTCGGCGGGGAGTGGAACTACGACGACGACAACCGCGAGACGCCGCCGGACGACTGGGAGCCGCCCGCGCTGGCGACGTTCGAGCCCGACGAGATCACCCGCGAGGTCCACGCGATGGTCATCGAGCGGTACGACCACCTCTGGGGGAACCACGAGTTGGACGAGTTCTGTTGGCCGGTCACCCGCGCGGAGGCGCTCCAGGCGCTGGAACAGTTCGTCGAGGTGCGACTCCCCGCGTTCGGGCCGTACCAGGACGCGATGGTCGAGGGGGAGTGGGCTCTGGACCACTCGCTGTTGTCGCCGGCGATCAACCTCGGGCTACTCGACCCGATGGAGGTGGTCGAACGCGTCGAGACCGCCTACGAGGAGCGCGGCGTCGAACCCGGTGCGCCGGCCGAGGCGGTGACCCGCGAGGGGACGATCCCGCTCAACAGCGTCGAGGGGTTCGTCCGGCAGATCCTCGGCTGGCGGGAGTTCATGCGACACGTCTACCGGGAGGCGATGCCGGAGTTGGCGGAGACGAACCAGTTGGACGCGACCCGCGAGTTGCCGGAGCTGTACTACAGCGGCGAGACGGAGATGACCTGCATGTCGGAGGCGGTCGGACACGTCTGGGAACGGGGGTACGCCCACCACATCGAGCGGCTGATGCTGTTGGCGAACTTCGCGACGCTGTACGGCGCGGACCCGCACGAACTCGACGAGTGGTTCCACTTCGGGTTCGTCGACGCCTACGACTGGGTGACGACGCCGAACACCGTCGGGATGGGGTCGTTCGCGACGGACGTACTCTCCTCGAAGCCGTACGCCTCCTCGGCGAACTACGTCAACGATATGAGCGACCACTGCTCGTCGTGTGCCTACTACCACACGAAGACGACGGGTGAGGGCGCGTGTCCGTTCAACAGTCTCTACTGGGACTTCCTGAAGGAGAACGAGGCGGTGCTCCGCGGCACCGGCCGGATGGGACTGATGTACAACCACGTCGACGGGAAGGACGACGAAGAGTGGGCCGCCATCCGCGAGCGGGCCGACGAGGTGCGGGCGATGGCCCGCGACGGGGAGTTGTGA
- a CDS encoding SelT/SelW/SelH family protein encodes MTTVEIEYCVPCGMLERAQSVQAAILEEYGLELDEVALVTGDGGVFEVRADDELLFDADEDEFDLDQIVADVAPFVGATA; translated from the coding sequence ATGACGACAGTCGAGATCGAGTACTGCGTCCCGTGTGGGATGTTGGAGCGTGCACAGTCCGTCCAGGCCGCGATCCTCGAGGAGTACGGTCTCGAACTCGACGAGGTCGCACTCGTCACCGGCGACGGCGGCGTCTTCGAGGTCCGTGCCGACGACGAACTGCTGTTCGACGCCGACGAGGACGAGTTCGACCTCGACCAGATCGTCGCCGACGTAGCGCCGTTCGTCGGCGCGACGGCCTGA
- a CDS encoding VOC family protein — MSGLVFFRTTQRDCVVEWYTETVGAEVWLEQPGCTILEYDGFRIGFCDADEQGTGTETEGIVTFVYDDRAGVDAAHERVGDAAREAPHVNERYEIYQFFADDPDGRTTEFQTFLHETPDE, encoded by the coding sequence GTGAGTGGACTCGTCTTCTTCCGGACGACCCAGCGGGACTGCGTCGTGGAGTGGTACACCGAGACGGTCGGGGCCGAGGTGTGGCTCGAACAGCCCGGCTGCACGATCCTCGAGTACGACGGGTTCCGGATCGGGTTCTGTGACGCCGACGAGCAGGGCACCGGTACGGAGACGGAGGGGATCGTCACCTTCGTCTACGACGACCGCGCGGGCGTCGACGCCGCCCACGAGCGGGTCGGCGACGCCGCCCGCGAGGCGCCACACGTCAACGAGCGCTACGAGATCTACCAGTTCTTCGCCGACGATCCGGACGGCCGTACGACGGAGTTTCAGACGTTCCTGCACGAGACCCCGGACGAGTAG
- a CDS encoding cytochrome P450: MSTTPPGPKGVPVFGNGRQYARDPFEFIGACEAAYGDVVHLELGPRETYMLTNPRDVERVLVSEWAKFRKPDLDSAMDDLLGDGLLLSEGDTWERQRDLANPAFHARRVAGLDDVMVDHARDTVGDWSAGDRVDVQLEMARLTVRIIVSAMFGTSISAETVRRVQENLEPLGQRFEPSPMRAIVPDWAPTAENREFDAAVAALEDVLDDVLAERRGTARDHPDPAGDAVDSSLPMDLLSILLRARDRGEQSDRQLRDELMTMLLAGHDTTALTLTYTYYLLSEHPAVRERVHAELDGIDGRPTATDVRGLDYLDRVLSEAMRLYPPVYTLFREPKTDVRIAGYRIPAGSILMLPQWGIHRSERWYDDPLTFDPDRWEPERRADRPRFSYFPFGGGPRHCIGKQLSLLEAKLILATVGSEYELDYEGPELDLRGSLTMHPDHPMPMRVRER, translated from the coding sequence ATGAGCACCACCCCACCCGGACCGAAGGGTGTCCCCGTGTTCGGCAACGGACGACAGTACGCGCGGGACCCCTTCGAGTTCATCGGCGCCTGCGAGGCGGCCTACGGCGACGTGGTCCACCTCGAACTCGGACCGCGGGAGACGTACATGCTCACGAACCCCCGCGACGTGGAGCGTGTCCTCGTCTCCGAGTGGGCGAAGTTCCGGAAACCCGACCTCGACAGCGCGATGGACGACCTGCTGGGCGACGGACTGCTGCTCTCGGAGGGCGACACCTGGGAGCGGCAACGCGACCTCGCGAACCCGGCGTTCCACGCCCGACGCGTCGCCGGGCTCGACGACGTGATGGTCGACCACGCACGCGACACCGTCGGCGACTGGAGCGCCGGCGACCGCGTCGACGTCCAACTGGAGATGGCACGGCTCACCGTCCGGATCATCGTCTCGGCGATGTTCGGCACCTCGATCTCCGCGGAGACGGTTCGCCGCGTCCAGGAGAACCTCGAACCCCTCGGCCAGCGCTTCGAGCCGAGTCCGATGCGAGCGATCGTCCCCGACTGGGCCCCGACGGCCGAGAACCGGGAGTTCGACGCCGCCGTCGCCGCGTTGGAGGACGTGCTCGACGACGTGCTCGCCGAGCGACGCGGGACGGCCCGCGACCACCCGGACCCGGCGGGCGACGCCGTCGACAGCAGTCTGCCGATGGATCTACTGTCGATCCTGCTGCGGGCCCGCGACCGCGGGGAGCAGTCGGACCGCCAGCTCCGCGACGAACTGATGACGATGCTGTTGGCGGGTCACGACACCACCGCCCTCACACTGACGTACACCTACTACCTGCTGTCGGAGCACCCGGCGGTGCGCGAGCGCGTCCACGCGGAACTCGACGGGATCGACGGGCGGCCGACGGCGACCGACGTGCGCGGGCTCGACTACCTCGACCGCGTGCTCTCGGAGGCGATGCGACTGTACCCGCCGGTGTACACGCTGTTCCGCGAGCCGAAGACGGACGTACGGATCGCCGGCTACCGCATCCCGGCGGGCTCGATCCTGATGCTCCCGCAGTGGGGGATCCACCGCTCGGAGCGGTGGTACGACGACCCGCTGACGTTCGACCCGGACCGGTGGGAACCGGAGCGGCGCGCCGACCGACCGCGGTTCTCGTACTTCCCGTTCGGCGGCGGCCCGCGTCACTGTATCGGCAAACAGCTCTCGCTGCTGGAGGCGAAGCTGATCCTCGCGACGGTTGGCAGCGAGTACGAACTCGACTACGAGGGGCCCGAGTTGGACCTCCGCGGCTCGCTGACGATGCACCCGGACCACCCGATGCCGATGCGCGTCCGCGAGCGGTAG